A stretch of the Xyrauchen texanus isolate HMW12.3.18 chromosome 20, RBS_HiC_50CHRs, whole genome shotgun sequence genome encodes the following:
- the LOC127660595 gene encoding uncharacterized protein LOC127660595 has product MLFAIVQFINEDDLPFAVVPQVWLSNDMCYWPPFDLRKKDKGNNLAIRCTSPHSTWEKHHFKFMKGAESWQEAMRYLVRFQTGSSVETTDDDKKGKRKRSLTSKYRPQASSDEEESCLPDAPAVLSFQQPLLSFENLVPSNKVSVLPDAPEVASIPENQENVEPSVDFRAEPGFSPVIQTPLHRAKSLSTRHLTGYSPQQFVDERCRARQVLSFTPPAAHLPWQHMGENAGGM; this is encoded by the exons ATGCTGTTTGCCATTGTTCAATTTATCAACGAGGATGATCTGCCATTTGCAGTGGTTCCGCAAGTGTGGCTCAGCAATGACATGTGCTATTGGCCCCCATTTGACCTCCGCAAAAAAGACAAGGGAAACAATTTAGCCATCCGCTGTACGTCTCCACACAGCACCTGGGAGAAACATCATTTTAAGTTTATGAAGGGAGCAG AATCTTGGCAAGAGGCAATGAGATATTTGGTGCGCTTCCAAACAGGTTCCAGCGTTGAAACGACGGATGATGACAAGAAGGGAAAGCGAAAGAGAAGCTTAACTTCCAAGTACAGACCCCAGGCCTCTTCTGATGAAGAGGAGTCTTGTCTTCCAGATGCACCAGCAGTGCTGTCGTTTCAGCAACCTCTTTTGAGCTTTGAAAACCTTGTTCCCAGTAACAAGGTTTCAGTGCTGCCCGATGCTCCAGAGGTTGCATCGATTCCAGAAAACCAGGAAAATGTTGAGCCATCTGTAGATTTCAGAGCTG AACCAGGTTTCTCCCCAGTAATCCAGACTCCACTTCACAGAGCCAAGAGTTTGAGTACAA GACACTTGACGGGTTACTCACCGCAGCAGTTTGTGGATGAAAGGTGTCGAG CTCGTCAAGTACTAAGCTTTACACCCCCAGCAGCACATTTACCCTGGCAGCATATGGGTGAAAACGCTGGAGGTATGTAA